GGCACGCGGTAACCGCCAGCAACTGGAGGCCGACTTCCGCGCCTACCTGGATGGCTTCTCGTCCAACGTCCAGGAGATCATCGACAACTTCGAGTTCCGCAACCAAATCCCCCGCCTGGCCAAAGCCGACGCACTGGGCGCCCTCATCGAAAAGTTCCTTGACCCCTCGATCAACCTCAGTCCCTACCCGGTGCTCAACAGCGACGGCACCGTCCGGCTGCCCGGCCTCGACAACCACGCGATGGGCACGATCTTCGAGGAGCTCGTGCGCCGCTTCAACGAAGAGAACAATGAAGAAGCCGGTGAACACTGGACCCCGCGCGACGCAGTGAAACTCATGGCCCGCCTGATCTTCGAGCCCATCGCCGACCAGATCACCGATGGCACCTACCTGCTCTACGACGGCGCCTGCGGCACCGGCGGGATGCTCACCGTGGCCGAGGAAACCCTCTTGCAACTGGCGCGCGAACGCGGCAAACAGGTCTCGGTGCACCTTTTTGGCCAGGAGATCAACGCCGAAACCTACGCCATCTGCAAGGCCGACCTGCTCATGAAGGGCGAAGGCGATGCCGCCGACAACATCGTCGGCGGGCCGGAACACTCGACCCTCTCCAACGACGCCTTCCCCGGCCGCACCTTCGACTTCATGCTCTCCAACCCGCCCTACGGCAAGAGTTGGAAGAGCGACCTCGAGCGCATGGGCGGCAAGGACGGCATCAGAGATCCGCGCTTTGTCGTGCAACACCGGGGCGAGGAGCTGTCGCTCATCACCCGCTCGAGCGACGGACAGATGCTGTTCCTGGTGAACATGCTCTCCAAGATGAAGCACGACACCCCGCTCGGCAGTCGCATCGCGGCGGTCCACGACGGCTCGTCGCTCTTTGCGGGGGACGCCGGCCAGGGCGAAAGCAACATCCGCCGCTGGATCATCGAAAACGACTGGCTCGAGGCCATCGTTGCCCTGCCGCTCAACATGTTCTCCAACACCGGCACCGCCACCTACGTCTGGGTGCTCACCAACCGCAAACCCGCCCGCCGCAAAGGCCGCGTCCTGCTCATCAATGCCACCGAGTGGTACAAGCCCTTGTCCAGAAACCTCGGCAAGAAAAACCGCGAGCTCGGTGAGGAGGAGATCCGCCTCATTGTGGACACCTTCCTCCAATTCGAGCAGACCGAGCACTCCATGATCCTCCGCAACGCCGCCTTCGGTTACTGGAAGGTGACGGTGGAGCGCCCGTTGCGCCTGAAAGGCATCGAGCCCGAGCGCGCCTACACCCCCAGGGAGCTCAAGGCGCTTCGGGAGTCGGCCGAGCGTGCCGACGACGCGCCGCCGGTGATCAAGAAGCTTCACAAACCCGGCACCGTGCCTGACCCGCTGCGCGGCCTGTTTGAGGTGACCATTCACGGCAAGCCCCGGGTGGTGGAGTATGAACCCGACACCGAACTGCGCGACACCGAGCAGATCCCGTTCCTCGAGTGCCAAGCCTGCCATACGCCCGGCCACCTGCCGAGCGCGGAGGACGAGCGCACGGCCATCGAAGCTTTCTTGCGCCGTGAGGTGCTGCCCTACGCGCCAGACGCCTGGTACGACCCGGCCAGCCTCAAGGTCGGCTACGAAATCAACTTCAACCGCTACTTCTACAAACCCAAGGCCCTGCGCACGCTCGAGGAGATCCGCGCCGACCTCTTCGCGGTGGAGAAGGAGGTGCAAGGGTTATTAAACGACATTTTTGGAGGGCACTTGGTATGAAGGCCACCGAAGCGAAACTTCTCGACTTCCTCCGGAAATCGCCGCAGTTCATCGTGCCTATCTTTCAACGCACCTACTCCTGGGGTGAGCGCCAGTGTCGCCGCCTCTGGGACGATATCTTGCGCACTGGTGCGAGCGAGCAGGTCGCTGCCCACTTCTTGGGATCGATCGTCTACATCGAAAAAGGACTCTATCAGGTCACTAGCCAAGCGCCCCTGCTCGTCATTGACGGCCAGCAGCGGCTGACCACGATCTCCCTTCTCCTAGAGGCT
This genomic window from Limisphaera ngatamarikiensis contains:
- a CDS encoding type I restriction-modification system subunit M produces the protein MENGQLTWITNFIWGIADDVLRDLYVRGKYRDVILPMTVIRRLDAVLEPTKQAVLDMKAALDRAGITNQDAALRQAAGQAFYNTSPFTLRDLKARGNRQQLEADFRAYLDGFSSNVQEIIDNFEFRNQIPRLAKADALGALIEKFLDPSINLSPYPVLNSDGTVRLPGLDNHAMGTIFEELVRRFNEENNEEAGEHWTPRDAVKLMARLIFEPIADQITDGTYLLYDGACGTGGMLTVAEETLLQLARERGKQVSVHLFGQEINAETYAICKADLLMKGEGDAADNIVGGPEHSTLSNDAFPGRTFDFMLSNPPYGKSWKSDLERMGGKDGIRDPRFVVQHRGEELSLITRSSDGQMLFLVNMLSKMKHDTPLGSRIAAVHDGSSLFAGDAGQGESNIRRWIIENDWLEAIVALPLNMFSNTGTATYVWVLTNRKPARRKGRVLLINATEWYKPLSRNLGKKNRELGEEEIRLIVDTFLQFEQTEHSMILRNAAFGYWKVTVERPLRLKGIEPERAYTPRELKALRESAERADDAPPVIKKLHKPGTVPDPLRGLFEVTIHGKPRVVEYEPDTELRDTEQIPFLECQACHTPGHLPSAEDERTAIEAFLRREVLPYAPDAWYDPASLKVGYEINFNRYFYKPKALRTLEEIRADLFAVEKEVQGLLNDIFGGHLV